One genomic window of Mustela nigripes isolate SB6536 chromosome 15, MUSNIG.SB6536, whole genome shotgun sequence includes the following:
- the KCTD4 gene encoding BTB/POZ domain-containing protein KCTD4, which produces MERKINRREKEKEYEGKHNSLEDADQGQNCKSTLMTLNVGGYLYITQKQTLTKYPDTFLEGIVNGKILCPFDADGHYFIDRDGLLFRHVLNFLRNGELLLPEGFRENQLLAQEAEFFQLKGLAEEVKSRWEKEQLTPRETTFLEITDNHDRSQGLRIFCNAPDFISKIKSRIVLVSKSRLDGFPEEFSISSNIIQFKYFIKSENGTRLVLKEDNTFVCTLETLKFEAIMMALKCGFRLLTSLDCSKGSIVHSDALHFIK; this is translated from the coding sequence atggagcgtaaaataaacagaagagaaaaagaaaaggagtatgAAGGCAAACACAACAGCCTGGAAGATGCTGACCAAGGACAGAACTGCAAGTCCACACTGATGACCCTCAACGTTGGTGGATATTTATACATTACTCAAAAACAAACACTGACCAAGTACCCAGACACTTTCCTTGAAGGTAtagtaaatggaaaaatactcTGCCCGTTTGATGCTGATGGTCACTATTTCATAGACAGGGATGGACTCCTCTTCAGACATGTCCTAAACTTCCTACGAAATGGAGAACTTCTACTGCCCGAAGGGTTTCGAGAAAATCAACTTCTTGCACAAGAAGCAGAATTCTTTCAGCTCAAGGGACTGGCGGAGGAAGTGAAATCCAGGTGGGAAAAAGAACAGCTAACACCCAGAGAGACTACTTTCTTGGAAATAACAGATAACCATGATCGCTCACAAGGACTGAGAATTTTCTGTAATGCTCCTGATTTCATATCAAAAATCAAATCTCGCATTGTTCTGGTGTCCAAAAGCAGGCTGGATGGATTTCCAGAGGAGTtttcaatatcatcaaatattaTTCAATTCAAATACTTCATAAAGTCTGAAAATGGCACTCGACTTGTACTAAAGGAAGACAACACCTTTGTCTGTACCCTGGAAACTCTCAAGTTTGAGGCTATAATGATGGCCTTAAAGTGTGGCTTTAGACTGCTGACCAGCCTGGATTGTTCCAAAGGGTCAATTGTTCACAGCGATGCACTTCATTTTATCAAGTAA